Proteins encoded in a region of the Zunongwangia endophytica genome:
- a CDS encoding CTP synthase, with amino-acid sequence MAETKYIFVTGGVSSSLGKGIIAASLAKLLQARGFRTTIQKLDPYINVDPGTLNPYEHGECYVTEDGAETDLDLGHYERFLNVNTSQANNVTTGRIYQSVIEKERRGEFLGKTVQVVPHITNEIKERIQILGKRKEYDIVITEIGGTVGDIESLPYIEAVRQLKWELGDDNALIIHLTLVPFLSAAGELKTKPTQHSVKTLMESGLKADILVCRTEHELSDDIRRKLAIFCNVRQEAVIQSIDAPTIYDVPNLMLKEGLDTVTLKKLELPDETTPNLEQWNKFLDRHKNPKAEVRIGLIGKYVELQDSYKSILESFIHAGAENEVKVNVESIHSEFINENTIKNKISHLDAVLVAPGFGERGIEGKIDAVQFARENGLPFLGICLGMQMAVIEFARNVLKLKGANSTEMDDTTKHPVIDIMEEQKNITHMGGTMRLGAWDCHLSDKSIIHDVYGTADIKERHRHRYEYNNKYKEQLDKAGLRSTGVNPETGLVEVVELQDHPWFVGVQYHPEYKSTVASPHPLFVAFVKAAYEYSKKKS; translated from the coding sequence ATGGCCGAAACCAAGTATATATTTGTTACCGGTGGCGTTTCCTCTTCTTTAGGAAAAGGGATAATCGCAGCATCTTTAGCAAAATTATTACAAGCCCGTGGCTTCAGAACCACTATTCAGAAACTAGATCCTTACATAAATGTGGATCCTGGTACGCTTAATCCCTACGAACATGGCGAATGTTATGTAACCGAAGACGGTGCAGAAACCGATCTTGATCTTGGTCACTACGAGCGTTTTTTAAATGTAAATACCTCTCAGGCAAATAATGTAACTACCGGAAGAATCTATCAAAGTGTTATTGAAAAAGAACGCCGCGGAGAATTTTTAGGTAAAACTGTACAGGTAGTCCCTCACATTACCAACGAAATCAAAGAACGAATTCAAATTCTAGGGAAGAGAAAAGAATATGATATTGTTATTACTGAAATTGGTGGAACTGTAGGGGATATCGAATCTTTACCATACATTGAAGCGGTTCGCCAGTTAAAATGGGAATTGGGAGATGATAATGCTTTAATAATTCATCTAACATTAGTTCCGTTTTTATCTGCTGCTGGTGAGCTTAAAACAAAGCCAACTCAGCACAGCGTAAAAACCTTAATGGAAAGCGGACTTAAAGCTGATATCCTGGTTTGTAGAACAGAACACGAACTTTCAGACGATATTCGTAGAAAATTAGCTATTTTTTGTAATGTTAGGCAAGAAGCGGTGATACAATCTATCGATGCGCCTACCATTTACGATGTTCCTAATTTAATGCTGAAAGAAGGGCTGGATACCGTTACGCTGAAAAAATTAGAATTACCTGACGAAACTACACCAAATCTTGAACAGTGGAATAAATTTCTAGACCGCCATAAAAACCCAAAAGCCGAAGTTAGAATTGGTCTTATTGGGAAATATGTGGAACTTCAGGATTCATATAAGTCAATTTTAGAGTCATTTATTCACGCAGGCGCAGAGAATGAGGTGAAAGTGAATGTAGAAAGCATTCATTCAGAATTTATAAATGAGAATACGATCAAAAATAAAATTTCTCATTTAGATGCTGTATTAGTTGCTCCTGGTTTTGGTGAACGAGGTATCGAGGGAAAAATTGATGCTGTACAATTTGCACGTGAGAATGGATTACCTTTTCTAGGGATCTGTTTAGGAATGCAAATGGCTGTAATTGAGTTTGCACGTAATGTTTTAAAGCTTAAAGGAGCAAATTCTACCGAGATGGACGATACGACCAAACATCCAGTTATAGACATCATGGAAGAACAAAAAAATATTACCCACATGGGCGGGACTATGCGACTTGGTGCATGGGATTGCCATTTGAGTGATAAATCTATTATTCACGATGTTTACGGTACTGCAGACATAAAAGAAAGACATAGACATCGTTACGAGTACAATAATAAATACAAAGAACAATTAGATAAAGCAGGTTTACGTAGTACGGGTGTTAATCCCGAAACTGGACTTGTTGAAGTAGTTGAACTTCAGGATCACCCGTGGTTTGTTGGCGTGCAGTATCACCCAGAGTACAAAAGTACTGTAGCAAGCCCGCATCCACTATTCGTGGCTTTTGTAAAAGCTGCTTACGAATATTCAAAAAAGAAATCATAA
- a CDS encoding fasciclin domain-containing protein has product MLKLSKIVLFFVLCESILSCGTSDDPGDVIIPENTINNFVLNNPNYSVLATGLNRTGLDSVLNSTQQFTIFAPSNSAFNSFLSDNDFTNINDVPLDELENYLRYHLQPGAITLDEFPDAYIRSLAIGNASDRLLSMYTSTADDSFYINNVAEVVIAQANIELDNGYLNPINTFLSLPSITDFLLVSQEDSALSFSSLLSASTSENYIEELRSENEVYTVLQASEEAIQNFLLANDYPSISDIPQNTLNNISENHIISAKNIRTEAIADTLNVTAISGIVLKFYEDNGPKILLENEDIVNITTPNIQAVNGVIQVVDQIIIE; this is encoded by the coding sequence ATGCTGAAATTATCAAAGATCGTACTATTTTTTGTTTTGTGTGAATCAATTTTGTCCTGTGGCACTTCAGATGATCCTGGTGATGTTATTATTCCTGAAAATACTATCAATAATTTCGTTTTGAATAATCCAAATTATTCAGTTTTGGCAACGGGTCTAAATCGTACAGGATTAGATTCCGTCTTAAATAGTACGCAGCAGTTTACCATTTTTGCGCCTAGTAATTCAGCATTTAATAGCTTTTTATCTGATAATGATTTTACCAATATTAATGATGTACCTTTAGATGAATTAGAAAATTATCTACGTTATCATCTTCAGCCGGGTGCTATAACATTGGATGAGTTTCCTGACGCCTATATAAGAAGTTTAGCGATAGGAAATGCTTCAGATCGGTTGCTAAGTATGTATACTTCTACAGCAGATGATAGTTTTTATATAAATAATGTAGCAGAAGTGGTAATCGCCCAAGCCAATATTGAACTTGATAATGGATATTTAAATCCTATTAATACATTTTTATCGTTACCTAGTATTACCGATTTTCTGTTGGTAAGTCAGGAAGATTCAGCGCTTAGTTTTTCTAGTTTGCTTTCAGCGAGTACTTCAGAAAATTATATAGAAGAGTTAAGATCTGAAAACGAAGTTTATACGGTCTTGCAAGCTTCAGAAGAAGCTATTCAAAACTTTTTATTAGCTAATGATTATCCGAGTATTAGTGATATTCCGCAGAATACATTAAATAATATAAGCGAAAATCACATTATTTCAGCAAAAAATATACGCACTGAAGCAATTGCTGATACATTGAATGTGACCGCCATCAGTGGTATAGTATTGAAATTTTACGAAGATAACGGACCGAAAATATTATTAGAAAACGAAGATATCGTTAATATAACTACGCCAAATATTCAGGCTGTAAATGGCGTAATTCAGGTAGTTGATCAAATAATAATTGAATAA
- a CDS encoding toxin-antitoxin system YwqK family antitoxin yields the protein MIASLNLKNTIISKAAVATILLLLFQNLSAQEGPNQKDAQGKRDGLWKVDFPGTNQTKFEGTFDHGKETGKFKFYKEGYDQHPSAIMDFETGSDSVAVKYYTQKGEVISEGMMLNKKRTGKWTIYHHKSDQIMMTEFYKDGKLDGLQTTYFKNGKIGEKTNYSNDIKDGSSQIYADNGQLLQDLNYKNGELDGHQTYYNPAGEWVAEGDYDNGRRIEDQN from the coding sequence ATGATCGCATCGCTTAATTTAAAAAACACTATTATTTCTAAAGCCGCTGTAGCAACAATACTTTTATTATTATTTCAAAATCTAAGTGCTCAGGAAGGCCCCAATCAAAAGGATGCCCAAGGTAAAAGAGATGGCCTATGGAAAGTCGATTTCCCAGGAACAAACCAAACAAAATTTGAGGGAACTTTTGATCATGGCAAAGAAACCGGAAAATTTAAATTCTATAAGGAAGGTTATGACCAACATCCAAGTGCGATTATGGATTTTGAAACCGGAAGTGATTCGGTTGCCGTAAAATATTATACTCAGAAGGGGGAAGTTATTAGCGAGGGCATGATGCTGAATAAAAAAAGAACGGGCAAATGGACTATTTATCATCACAAAAGTGATCAAATAATGATGACTGAATTTTACAAAGATGGAAAATTAGATGGTCTACAAACCACTTATTTTAAAAATGGCAAGATTGGTGAAAAAACCAATTACTCCAATGATATAAAAGACGGAAGCAGCCAGATTTATGCTGATAATGGACAGCTTTTACAGGATTTGAACTATAAAAACGGAGAATTAGATGGTCACCAAACCTATTACAATCCGGCAGGCGAATGGGTTGCAGAAGGCGATT
- a CDS encoding DUF3820 family protein: MRFFYMNDNQEELLKLAYTKMPFGKYKDWYLSDIPEPYYVWFNKKGFPEGKFGNQLRQVHELKVNGMEILLKEIRKRYPKPR, translated from the coding sequence TTGCGGTTTTTTTATATGAACGATAATCAGGAAGAATTACTTAAGCTGGCATATACAAAAATGCCATTCGGGAAATACAAGGATTGGTACTTATCTGATATTCCAGAACCCTATTATGTATGGTTCAATAAAAAGGGCTTCCCGGAAGGCAAATTCGGAAATCAATTAAGACAAGTTCACGAACTTAAAGTGAATGGTATGGAAATTTTACTAAAAGAAATACGAAAAAGATATCCAAAACCGAGATAA
- the yidC gene encoding membrane protein insertase YidC, with protein sequence MEEKKIDIQSIIGFILIGGILIWMLYTNSMEQPQEETNTPAATEQVTNTPNSNQQLANENNNAVVSDSAAMAQAQNRLGAFGYSATLASAKENTTVIENDVLRLEVSNKGGYIKEAVLKNYKTYDSIPVYLVKDGNANFNLNFNTTDGRTLDTENLYFEPSISKNGDSEILSMKLKVSESKFLEYRYALKPGDYMMDFSIRSQGLASVLNSSQPINLDWDLKAYRHSKSISYENKYTVLAYEYEEDKYDDLGHGDDEEIDEDISYIAYKQHFFSSILLTDTPFKNAKFNSKNLVEDEEVDTLYTKAFAASAPLELQGGELNYNMNWYYGPTDYKILKEYDRNLDEIVPLGWGIFGWINKYIFIPFFGFLSSFLPSYGIAIIVMTIVVRIVLSPVTYKSYLSQAKMKILRPEINELNEKYKDNAMKKQQETMKLYSKAGASPMSGCLPALMQIPVFYALFQFFPSAFQLRQKSFLWADDLSSYDVIAELPFRIPFYGEHVSLFPILASVAIFIYMQMTTGQSMQANQQPGMPNMKFLMYLSPLMMLFFFNNYASGLSLYYFTSNLITIGIMLVIKNVIVDEDKIHAKIQANKAKPKKQNRFTKKMQEMMEQAEEQQKKNKK encoded by the coding sequence ATGGAAGAAAAGAAGATTGATATCCAATCCATTATTGGATTTATTTTAATTGGAGGAATTTTAATCTGGATGCTATATACTAATAGTATGGAGCAACCACAAGAAGAAACAAATACTCCAGCTGCTACAGAGCAGGTTACAAACACTCCAAACAGCAATCAGCAATTAGCAAACGAAAACAACAATGCAGTTGTTAGTGATTCTGCCGCAATGGCCCAGGCGCAAAATAGACTTGGTGCTTTTGGTTATTCTGCTACTTTAGCTTCAGCAAAAGAAAATACTACGGTTATAGAAAACGATGTTTTAAGACTGGAAGTTTCTAATAAAGGTGGTTATATTAAAGAGGCTGTTTTAAAAAATTATAAAACTTACGACTCTATACCTGTTTATCTTGTAAAGGATGGAAATGCTAATTTCAATCTTAATTTCAATACTACCGATGGTCGTACTTTAGATACAGAAAATTTGTATTTCGAGCCAAGTATATCTAAGAATGGTGATAGTGAGATTCTTTCGATGAAATTAAAAGTTTCAGAGAGTAAATTTCTAGAATATAGATATGCGTTAAAACCTGGGGATTATATGATGGATTTTAGTATCCGTTCTCAAGGTTTAGCGAGCGTTCTTAATAGCTCTCAACCAATAAATCTTGATTGGGATTTAAAAGCTTATCGTCACTCTAAAAGTATATCTTACGAAAATAAATATACCGTATTAGCTTACGAATACGAGGAAGACAAATACGATGATCTAGGTCATGGCGATGATGAAGAAATTGATGAGGATATTTCTTACATCGCTTATAAGCAGCACTTTTTCAGTTCTATTTTATTAACTGATACTCCTTTTAAAAACGCTAAATTCAATTCTAAGAATTTAGTAGAAGATGAAGAAGTAGATACTTTATACACAAAGGCCTTTGCAGCCAGTGCACCTTTAGAACTTCAAGGTGGTGAGTTGAACTATAATATGAACTGGTATTATGGCCCAACAGATTACAAAATTCTAAAAGAATACGATCGTAACCTAGATGAAATTGTTCCTTTAGGATGGGGAATTTTTGGATGGATTAATAAGTATATTTTTATTCCATTCTTCGGTTTCTTAAGTAGCTTCTTACCAAGTTATGGTATCGCTATTATCGTAATGACGATTGTGGTTAGAATTGTACTTTCTCCGGTAACTTACAAGTCTTACCTATCTCAGGCTAAAATGAAAATTTTACGCCCAGAGATCAATGAGCTTAATGAGAAGTATAAGGACAATGCGATGAAAAAGCAGCAGGAAACAATGAAGCTGTATAGCAAAGCAGGTGCCAGCCCTATGAGTGGTTGTTTACCAGCGCTTATGCAGATTCCGGTATTCTATGCTTTATTCCAGTTTTTCCCCAGTGCATTTCAATTAAGACAGAAGAGTTTTCTTTGGGCAGACGATTTATCTAGCTATGATGTCATAGCAGAACTACCTTTCCGTATTCCTTTTTATGGAGAACACGTTAGTTTATTCCCAATATTAGCTTCTGTAGCCATTTTTATCTATATGCAAATGACTACAGGGCAAAGCATGCAGGCGAATCAACAACCGGGAATGCCAAATATGAAGTTCTTAATGTACCTATCGCCACTAATGATGTTATTTTTCTTTAATAACTATGCCAGTGGTTTATCGTTATACTACTTCACCTCTAACCTAATTACTATTGGTATTATGTTAGTAATCAAAAATGTGATTGTAGACGAAGATAAAATACATGCTAAAATTCAGGCTAATAAAGCGAAGCCTAAAAAGCAAAATAGGTTTACCAAAAAAATGCAGGAAATGATGGAGCAGGCTGAAGAACAACAAAAGAAAAACAAGAAATAA
- a CDS encoding response regulator, producing MTPIILVDDQPIANFITKKLLQNAGYIENIKDFTDAFIALEEVKQVQNSIILLDLNMPGMSGWEFMDAMQNLGLENRVIILSSSTSEIDIARAKEYPYVMDYVVKPLNKTKFIKMAPLLEMD from the coding sequence ATGACCCCAATCATTTTAGTTGATGATCAACCTATTGCGAATTTCATCACAAAAAAACTACTTCAAAACGCAGGTTACATCGAGAATATAAAAGATTTCACCGATGCTTTTATTGCTTTAGAGGAAGTTAAACAAGTACAAAATTCCATTATTCTTTTAGATCTAAATATGCCGGGCATGTCTGGATGGGAATTTATGGATGCTATGCAAAACTTAGGCTTAGAAAATAGAGTTATAATTCTATCTTCAAGTACAAGTGAAATTGATATCGCTAGAGCTAAAGAATATCCTTATGTGATGGATTATGTAGTAAAACCACTCAATAAAACTAAATTTATTAAAATGGCTCCACTTTTAGAGATGGATTAA